A region of Plectropomus leopardus isolate mb chromosome 16, YSFRI_Pleo_2.0, whole genome shotgun sequence DNA encodes the following proteins:
- the LOC121955204 gene encoding alpha-1,6-mannosyl-glycoprotein 2-beta-N-acetylglucosaminyltransferase produces MRFRLLKRNVLALLGVSLVVVTLLSLTRVLLVPDEDAAGPNDVSQVNVRPVEADMVKLNFASIQELTQSVYSANYKQCVLNADKFPGEPALVLVVQVHNRPEYLRLLIKSLERAAEVHSFLLIFSHDYFSEEMSTIVQGITFCKVLQIYFPFSTQLYPNEFPGKDPQDCPRDISKDNALKTGCINAEHPDSYGHYREAFITQTKHHWWWKLHFVWERVQAMQGYSGFVIFLEEDNYILPDFFHFYKSMIEFRKISCSDCDMLALGNHNGLTDFTRLSNKVLTTGWMSTKHNIGMAVSREMYYKLMGCNNEFCTYDDYNWDWTLQHLSGTCISKPIKVLVAQGSRVLHTGDCGLHQKENCRPEWASQKVEESLQTAKDALFPPSLVLSGAEAVEHKAHMKNGGWGDVRDHFLCNNYATRL; encoded by the coding sequence ATGAGGTTTCGGCTGCTCAAAAGGAATGTGCTCGCACTGTTGGGTGTTTCCTTGGTCGTGGTGACGCTGCTGTCTTTAACACGTGTGTTATTAGTCCCTGATGAGGACGCAGCTGGACCTAATGACGTCTCTCAGGTGAACGTGCGTCCTGTTGAAGCTGACATGGTGAAATTGAACTTTGCTTCTATTCAAGAGCTGACTCAGTCTGTTTACAGCGCCAATTACAAGCAGTGTGTTCTAAATGCAGACAAGTTTCCAGGGGAGCCTGCTCTGGTGCTGGTTGTGCAGGTCCACAACAGGCCTGAGTACCTCCGACTGCTCATCAAGTCCCtggagagagctgcagaggtCCACAGCTTCCTTCTCATCTTCAGTCATGACTATTTTTCAGAGGAAATGAGCACCATTGTGCAAGGGATAACTTTCTGCAAAGTGCTGCAGATTTATTTCCCCTTTAGCACTCAGCTGTACCCCAACGAGTTTCCTGGGAAGGATCCACAGGATTGCCCTCGAGATATATCCAAGGACAACGCTCTCAAAACAGGATGCATCAATGCAGAACACCCGGACTCGTATGGACACTACAGGGAGGCCTTCAtcacacaaaccaaacaccacTGGTGGTGGAAGCTGCACTTTGTGTGGGAGCGGGTTCAGGCCATGCAGGGCTATAGCGGCTTTGTCATCTTTCTGGAGGAGGACAACTACATCCTACCTGATTTTTTCCATTTCTATAAATCCATGATTGAGTTCAGAAAGATCAGCTGCTCTGATTGTGACATGCTGGCTTTGGGGAACCACAATGGCCTTACTGATTTCACCAGACTGTCCAATAAGGTGCTGACCACTGGGTGGATGTCCACCAAACACAACATAGGCATGGCCGTCTCCAGGGAGATGTACTACAAACTGATGGGCTGCAACAACGAATTCTGCACCTATGACGACTACAACTGGGACTGGACTCTGCAGCACCTGTCAGGAACCTGCATATCGAAGCCCATCAAGGTGCTGGTGGCGCAGGGCTCCAGGGTTCTCCACACGGGAGACTGCGGCCTTCACCAGAAGGAGAACTGCAGGCCGGAGTGGGCCTCACAGAAGGTGGAGGAGAGCCTGCAGACGGCCAAGGACGCCctctttcctccatctctcGTCCTCAGCGGTGCGGAGGCAGTGGAGCACAAGGCGCACATGAAGAATGGAGGGTGGGGGGATGTTCGAGACCATTTTCTATGCAATAACTACGCCACACGTCTTTGA